GAACCTCCAACCACCGCGTTCTCCACCTCTCAGTTCAGATCTGACCCACTCGCGCTGCTGTAACCTCCGCCGTGGTCAGCCACTGTACTACCGTAATACACAACCAGAAGTCAGCAGACAGCCACCGTCGATCCCATAACGTCGTCGTTGAACCCTTCTCCTTCATGACCGAAAACCCCAGCTCCGCATCATACCCTTCTGTGCGCTCGAACCACTCGCTCCCTCCGTGgtctctctccctttctctgcAATTAGGACAAAAGTCTGCAATTTGAAGCTCTATTCATTTAAATTTGGTTCTTTATTTTGATCAGAGGAGACAGTGTCGCAGTTCAGATTTGTGTGATGTTGTGAACGGAGGGATGATGCAACATCAAGATTGcccctattttatttttttaagaaaaaaaaaatggtctcGTGCGTAGAAGGCTCGTGCCTTTTAGcatttttcataattaaattgAGTGACATGaaaatctttaaaattttaaaccTAATACAATGATAGAGGTGTGCTAACATGATAAGAAATTTCTATCAATTGACTTAACTGCATATTACCTACCATCTAGATCCAGTTGTCCTCTAAAAGTATTATTGGCGACCCAAAACATTGAATGAAAATGAAATAGAAACAAAGGTATCATACAACAATCAAAAGAAACCCATGAAGGAAACCCTATTCTAAATTGGGAGGAGTGTCCTTACTCTCCTGGAATGCTCATTAAGAATTGGTATGCAGTGAAGAAGTCGCATTTGCAAAAACAACTTCGTCTTGGTAGATAGGCTCCTCTGAATTAGGGGATTTTAAAATTCAATATGGACGGCACATCAAAAGGAAATTCAAGCCCTAGTGGATTTGGAGGAGTCGTTAGGAACAGTGAAGGGGTAGTGATTGGTTGTTTCTCTAAACCAATAAGCAACGATTGGGCGTACGTGGCGGAGATGAAGGCGGACCTCAATGCTTTATTGTTTTGCAAAGAGTTTCATCTATCGTCAGTGGTAATTGAAAATGATTGATCTACTTTTTTTTagaggcaaatgttagttgttagaaatgttagtaaattaatctcttcTCCGGTTTCGAACCCCGAGACTCTTCACCCTTATCCCATCCaacttatgtccctagctcttaccacttgaactatccttCGAGGACAAAAAAATGATTCTACTTTAGTTGTAGGTTGGGGTAATCAAAGATTACATAAGCCGTGAAAATTGATAAACATCCTAAACATAATTGATGCTCATCGTGTATAAGTTAATTGTACATGGGCAAATCATATATACAGAGAAATTAAAtgaattgtttttttataggcaaatgttagtggttagttgttagtaagttaaaaaatcccttcaaattttccttccaggattcgaaccatTGACCTTCCTCTCTCCAAACCTtgtgtcccctagctcttaccacttaagctaaccctcggggacaAATGAATTGTTTGTAGATAGCATGGCTAAACACGGTTGTGGTAGGAGGAACCAGTTATGGGCTTgtatttttttagttaatttgcGAGTTGCTTTCCTAGATGAGAGGGTTGTTTTGATCCCTTCCTTTTTTTAATCaatgaattttcttttattgtttcaaaaaaaaactctcaCTATAGAAGAGTCGGACACATTATTTTCAAGCTTTTTAGAGTGTCATTTAACTTGCTCAAatggtaaaaaataaataaatagatccGGTTGCTTAGTGATAAAAAAACTCATAAGTTACTAGAGTTAAAGATGCTCTAATTACAATCGATCATACCTATGATTTATACTTTCACTTTAATTAGCATTAATTTTGAAGCTAAATTAAATTATGAAAGAAAACATTAATTTATAAACgctcaaaattgattttaacagCAGAGAATCGATCCTAATGTTTACAAGCGGACATCTAAACACCCTTAACTCAAAATTTTacaatcattaattcaacataACACCGTTAATCATATATAGCATATAAAACCTAAACAAAATCCTTGATCATCATCTAATTCAAACAACCTCCACTGCATTCCTACAGTGCAATCCAGAAATGTTGTCTAATAAATCACAAGTGAGCATTGAAGCCTTAGGTCTAGCTCCTCTAGTTGTGTCCACCATAGGCAACGGTTCCACTATGGACCTATCTAAGCATGTTCCAAGCCACTTTGCTTGCATGTACTTTTGCTTCCTCCATGGTGCTAAGTGCATTTTCTTCTCCTTCATGCATTTTTTAGCAGCTGAGCACATGATCTTAACCACTGCTCTTAGCCTCTCTGATTTGCCAACAAATACTTCAGGCAATTTCGTAGCTAATTGGAAGTACTCTTCGTTGGCACGCGCCATCTCGAATTCGGCTCGGAAGTTCAGTTCAATTACCACTTTTACTACCCCTCTTTTGGCGTTTGATGAATTTTCTGTCACTTCCAAGTAAGTGTGCTCCCCTGGAATAGTTGAAGAgatgaaaaattaatttaagtACCACTTGATCATTTTATAATGAGTATGTAAATATGTGATGAGGAAGTTAAAGTAGCAGGTCACGTTCTGCCAATTATGTGAAGAACTTTTCGTATAAATTAACCTACTGTGTAAGTGGTTGTGGATTCTTACAGCTAGGACaagtaaaatattttattacgTACTTTTCATAGCAATTTCTTTAGCACCATTTAAAAATATAGGAGTTTCATACTCACTTGTCTTAATTTGtcatattttcttttgtaattggCTTTTATAATTTGCAATTTAGCCATTTCCTTTAATTCCGTATGGACGCCGACCCTTAATTAATTTATGTACCACTTTATAACATAAGTTTAATGAATTGATTTATTTTGCTTTCTATAATAAGTTGGAAACCATGTAAGTTGTTGATTGATTTCTTTATCGTTAATCTACCTGATGGGATTTCCGATGAACTCCTCCATTTAGATTTGCAAATGACACAATTGTAGCCAAGGTTCAATAATCGATCACACATCTCCCTCCGCAAACAATCCCGGCAGCTCCTAGTCGCCACCGGTCTCCGGCAAAAGCAGAGCAACTCCGACATGTTCAATTCCCCTAAAGCCTCCTTCACAGCTTGCCGGATTTTCATCTCACGCGAGCTAGTCCTACACAAAGTTGCCTATAtatgaaaatggaaacaagAAAAAGTCAGTGAATTTGCCATCAATTTTGAGACAGAATTTAAAGCATGTCTAAACATGATATATGATGTACCTTAAGAAGTTGTTCTTGTTCTTCCCAGAAAGCTTTATTCTTTTCCAGGTTGCAAAAActtccatcttcttcctcatcattgTAATCTAATTCATCGTTGCTGGAATCTGATGAATTTCCCGGTGGGACAAGGACATGAGCATCCTCCCAAAACCCAAAAACCGTGTCGGCAAAACTGACTTCGTCGGAGCTCCAGCCAGTGGCCGCCGGAATAGTGGAGATGAATTCTTGATACATGTCTATGTATGTGTGTATGAATTAATTACTGAATGCAAAGTGCACCTCCCTTGCTCTTTATTTATATgttagttgtgacttgtgagtgtGTGTGATGTGAgcactttcaagtttcaagtagtatttaatttaattgtttattttgacACTGGATTCATTATAAATGTGATTTCATGTATCGAAGATAGATAAGTTAGAATTAACCACACATTAAGTCTAATatagattaa
This portion of the Lotus japonicus ecotype B-129 chromosome 3, LjGifu_v1.2 genome encodes:
- the LOC130746892 gene encoding uncharacterized protein LOC130746892, which translates into the protein MYQEFISTIPAATGWSSDEVSFADTVFGFWEDAHVLVPPGNSSDSSNDELDYNDEEEDGSFCNLEKNKAFWEEQEQLLKATLCRTSSREMKIRQAVKEALGELNMSELLCFCRRPVATRSCRDCLRREMCDRLLNLGYNCVICKSKWRSSSEIPSGEHTYLEVTENSSNAKRGVVKVVIELNFRAEFEMARANEEYFQLATKLPEVFVGKSERLRAVVKIMCSAAKKCMKEKKMHLAPWRKQKYMQAKWLGTCLDRSIVEPLPMVDTTRGARPKASMLTCDLLDNISGLHCRNAVEVV